Proteins found in one Hemibagrus wyckioides isolate EC202008001 linkage group LG23, SWU_Hwy_1.0, whole genome shotgun sequence genomic segment:
- the nacad gene encoding uncharacterized protein nacad isoform X1 — protein MPGDTQGLLDTDAELPDLSRQASSSTASTPTDSASSPSPSTPPKLSPQCTSPFGPRLVLSKPNTSARPQPEGASFESDGRTVGRLTGRFGRGGCRRGPVKMERIKVLTGAEVESDYQEPESMDARVVMGQEALLKNMETQIGVPPDKKTSKESSSSEPTPTPDAPTLQVEGQIRVEEKIKLDTGQEVEKSAQVKTLTPTPEQEGQLLECPILEAKSTDTGLTESSTFFPDDEGDMLSLSQGEVPSLSFSEPSYPVDPQRIGVLPGLDPDRYYTAPSTPIKMAYCSHLKQQWQPSSPSTVPGSPTDESDLCSPPTSPSGSYITAEGGSCTSSYNSGTSHSCSPNLTAEAELQEVPACYVGSLSEIGDELGDDRPVADREHCLCKPVMPELTESEEHEEERIKKETCRPHWVTENASPHRSSSGRTTDSTHERVETEATSVQAETATTTDISQPLDDPDQELELDFNDCISEHFARHDAPLSLEEDFPLDLACSSPFSHQQAAASNTLETGSLTPATCSSEISDTDNNSLYSEMGSSALFFHGCSRDDGPGGEGMIPASMLPVHASLIFQADSMEITLFPTEDEPENDVDAYAAGEEEGDVDEYDDEDEDVDLNDDSDLEQQVEAIKIGARGVDDQNDEDTSASFLNSLSENSINDGVDESFAYQDDTEESIDSTSCNGDEDDHLYSTERHAELAQQFPPQDDHVQSVSHARPESSGSESEMEISSGSSGPSNALVQQHISVCTAHAEDISTLNSTEECAKRQDSSSDIREQHEENQQSTDPKNAEEADNAGCVVSQQIVHTQIQATGNQESSAGLGEVSETNTKPDLCVLGATAAGIDNKINIHDDKDLDQKNGNNSEFMNTSLQLDETATNDLNKGVPLLSYPKDDCSPTNIPVCAYPELSEVPDNLTLADISPTEQSLDQDNLTENQPSTDDISLGSLTMTCSTYSMLAISPKKENSQSRITEKSVSSEDWAPKESCCDFRPENLFMCEITGSLHNKGLSVTPNISARDNMMGDLEDNNSYCLLPEKMSNNEAGMLESNLSTWKSIEDLSEAGGGEDDANNLQNPDNNALIQCHSENIQETTWNNPEKSCSPSMPSAQSTCIPLNILSHDGKDEKDQTTDTDFNIPEEPTLKIFIEESPDILPIQGTEVLESAQEEDKALILASNNLYKQNDLCEPNTTNKISDKPSDIQIHETSEQMCLVNTDPTVSEDKLVFKLEGGSFGNFDHKKKSSEPKRYISFSDKSLIHKEIASCSNKGVTTGEPNLDTRQSNITKDEHQLTFGSQVADKQIEPKTESSTCISLKEKEAIVPCPKEEPNENVREKKNNVLELSKEETEVSQKPSNSDAEKVELNTTIENCGTGEAVSDSKIPKEPVTSDDSKIAQEKKKDVKNKDSKPNVKKTQQTSANDTFSQTNKDTPETQQQIHTNDAREEKDDHQTPVQTVFHSADSSSNALERNDNLTESAGSTDSNGLSNSDQKEALYHGTLEELESHISTQDATDDVRASSTFVEEISEISRHPAPSSSTDVLEEDLPAPIQESQSSFNSSQIHSLLTHREETLNDGLRQDESQSSLEGINTDQPDVESEEELSISLPVQDTHQNVNEQSGLKSNTCRQEKPEAVCLEHRPESPKSPQTCPIRCIGHRDSSPAHRKSSLSNEREILPCIPSALNFPVQARQHPTEKHTDHLDVCSINYRTKDSKELDLSLKNTIGSCNETDSDGSIPELEEPNRSLLKTSDPQISHSAADESVSKTKQSRSEKKARKAMSKLGLKQIHGVTRITIRKSKNILFVITRPDVFKSPASDIYIVFGEAKIEDLSQQVHKAAAEKFKVPLDPSPVTPDIMPNLTIKEESEEEEEVDESGLEQRDIELVMAQANVARAKAVRALRHNKNDIVNAIMELTM, from the exons ATTTGTCCAGGCAAGCCTCAAGCTCTACAGCCTCAACTCCAACAGACAGTGCCTCCAGCCCATCTCCGAGCACTCCACCCAAGCTTTCCCCACAATGTACCTCTCCATTTGGACCTCGCTTGGTCTTGTCCAAACCAAACACTTCTGCTCGACCTCAGCCAGAGGGTGCCAGCTTTGAATCAGATGGGCGCACAGTAGGCCGACTAACAGGACGGTTTGGTAGAGGTGGATGCAGACGAGGGCCAGTGAAAATGGAGAGGATTAAAGTTCTGACTGGAGCTGAAGTGGAGAGTGACTACCAAGAACCTGAGTCCATGGATGCGAGGGTTGTTATGGGACAAGAAGCATTACTGAAAAACATGGAGACACAGATTGGTGTGCCTCCAGACAAAAAGACAAGTAAAGAATCATCCAGTTCAGAACCCACTCCTACCCCAGATGCTCCTACCCTTCAAGTAGAGGGGCAGATTAGGGTAGAGGAGAAAATTAAACTTGATACTGGTCAAGAGGTTGAAAAATCTGCCCAGGTTAAGACTTTGACTCCGACCCCTGAACAAGAGGGTCAGCTACTTGAATGCCCAATTCTAGAAGCCAAATCAACAGATACTGGGCTGACTGAAAGCAGCACCTTTTTCCCAGACGATGAAGGAGACATGCTGTCTCTATCTCAGGGTGAAGTGCCTTCCTTGTCCTTCTCTGAGCCCTCCTATCCAGTTGATCCTCAACGTATTGGTGTCCTTCCTGGACTGGACCCGGATCGTTATTATACAGCCCCTTCCACTCCAATTAAGATGGCTTATTGCTCACATCTTAAGCAACAATGGCAACCGAGCAGTCCAAGCACAGTTCCTGGTTCACCAACAGATGAGTCTGATCTGTGCTCCCCTcccacttctccatctggctcCTACATTACTGCTGAAGGTGGCAGTTGCACCTCCTCATATAATTCTGGCACTTCTCACTCCTGTTCACCTAATTTAACTGCTGAAGCTGAATTGCAGGAGGTCCCTGCCTGCTATGTGGGCTCTCTTTCTGAGATTGGGGATGAGCTGGGAGATGACAGACCTGTGGCTGATAGGGAGCATTGCCTGTGTAAACCTGTCATGCCAGAGTtgactgagagtgaggaacatgAGGAGGAAAGGATAAAAAAAGAGACTTGTAGGCCTCACTGGGTGACTGAGAATGCTTCCCCACACAGGAGCAGCAGTGGTAGAACCACAGATTCAACACATGAGAGAGTGGAAACTGAGGCCACCTCAGTCCAGGCAGAAACTGCAACAACCACTGACATTTCACAGCCTTTGGATGATCCAGATCAGGAGCTAGAGCTGGATTTTAATGACTGTATTTCAGAGCACTTTGCCAGACATGATGCCCCTCTTAGCCTTGAAGAGGACTTTCCTTTAGATCTGGCATGTTCTTCTCCTTTCAGTCACCAGCAGGCAGCAGCTTCAAACACTTTAGAGACAGGCAGTCTGACCCCTGCCACCTGTTCATCAGAGATTTCAGACACTGATAATAACAGCTTGTACAGTGAGATGGGATCTTCTGCTCTGTTCTTCCATGGATGCTCCAGGGATGACGGACCTGGTGGAGAGGGGATGATTCCTGCATCAATGCTACCAGTCCATGCCAGCTTGATATTCCAGGCAGATTCAATGGAAATAACATTATTCCCTACGGAAGATGAGCCGGAAAATGATGTTGATGCATATGCTGCTGGAGAGGAAGAAGGGGATGTggatgaatatgatgatgaagatgaagatgtggACTTAAATGATGACAGTGATTTGGAACAGCAAGTTGAAGCCATAAAGATTGGGGCAAGGGGTGTTGATGATCAAAATGACGAGGATACATCTGCTTCTTTCCTAAATTCACTTTCTGAGAACTCAATTAACGATGGAGTAGATGAGTCATTTGCTTATCAGGATGACACAGAGGAGTCAATTGATTCCACCTCTTGTAATGGAGATGAAGATGACCACCTGTACAGCACAGAGAGACATGCTGAGCTGGCACAGCAATTTCCTCCACAAGATGACCATGTGCAGTCTGTAAGCCATGCACGACCAGAATCCTCTGGAAGTGAGAGTGAAATGGAGATTTCCTCCGGATCTTCTGGGCCATCGAATGCATTAGTTCAGCAACATATATCGGTCTGCACAGCACATGCTGAAGACATAAGCACACTTAATTCAACGGAAGAATGTGCAAAGAGACAAGATTCTTCAAGCGATATTAGGGAACAACATGAAGAAAATCAACAGAGCACAGATCCCAAAAATGCAGAGGAAGCAGACAATGCAGGCTGTGTAGTGTCTCAACAAATTGTCCATACACAAATTCAAGCCACAGGAAATCAGGAAAGCTCAGCAGGACTAGGTGAAGTATCAGAAACAAACACTAAACCAGACCTTTGTGTGCTTGGTGCCACAGCAGCTGGCATAGATAATAAGATAAATATACATGATGATAAAGATCTAGATCAAAAAAATGGAAACAACTCTGAATTCATGAATACCTCACTCCAACTTGATGAGACAGCAACCAATGATCTCAACAAGGGAGTCCCTTTGTTGTCCTATCCTAAAGATGATTGTAGCCCCACAAACATACCAGTTTGCGCCTATCCCGAGCTGTCTGAAGTACCAGATAATTTAACTCTTGCTGATATTTCTCCAACTGAACAGTCTCTTGATCAAGACAACCTAACCGAAAATCAACCCAGTACAGATGATATAAGTCTTGGCTCTCTAACTATGACCTGTTCCACTTACAGCATGCTCGCCATCTCACCAAAGAAGGAGAACTCCCAAAGCAGGATAACAGAAAAGAGTGTTTCTTCTGAAGATTGGGCTCCAAAAGAATCATGCTGTGACTTTAGGCCAGAGAATTTGTTCATGTGTGAGATAACTGGATCACTGCACAATAAGGGGCTATCTGTGACTCCCAACATTTCTGCCCGAGATAACATGATGGGTGATCTCGAGGATAACAACAGCTACTGTCTCTTGCCAGAAAAGATGTCAAATAATGAAGCTGGTATGCTGGAGTCAAATTTGTCTACTTGGAAATCCATTGAGGACCTTTCAGAGGCAGGAGGGGGCGAGGATGATGCAAACAACCTCCAGAATCCAGACAATAATGCACTTATACAATGCCATTCAGAAAATATCCAGGAAACTACATGGAACAACCCTGAAAAAAGCTGTTCACCCAGTATGCCAAGTGCTCAGTCAACGTGTATACCATTAAATATCCTTTCACATGATGGGAAAGATGAGAAAGACCAGACCACCGACACAGATTTTAACATTCCTGAGGAACCCACATTGAAAATATTCATAGAAGAAAGCCCTGACATTTTGCCTATACAGGGAACAGAAGTCCTGGAATCAGCTCAAGAAGAGGATAAAGCACTGATTTTAGCTTCTAACAATTTGTACAAACAAAATGATCTCTGTGAGCCtaacacaacaaataaaatatcagaCAAGCCAAGTGACATACAAATTCATGAAACTTCTGAACAGATGTGCCTGGTGAATACTGATCCAACAGTCTCAGAAGACAAGCTTGTATTTAAACTAGAAGGAGGGTCATTTGGCAACTTTGACCACAAAAAGAAATCAAGTGAACCAAAGCGTTATATTTCCTTTTCTGACAAGTCTCTGATACACAAAGAGATAGCTTCCTGCTCTAATAAGGGGGTAACAACCGGGGAACCAAATTTAGATACCAGACAGTCTAACATTACAAAAGATGAACACCAGCTTACTTTTGGTAGTCAAGTTGCTGACAAACAAATTGAACCAAAGACTGAAAGTAGTACATGTATTTCACTCAAGGAAAAGGAGGCCATCGTACCGTGCCCAAAAGAGGAGCCAAATGAAAACGTCAGAGAGAAGAAGAATAATGTTTTAGAACTGAGTAAAGAAGAAACTGAAGTCTCACAGAAACCAAGTAACTCTGATGCAGAAAAAGTAGAACTGAATACCACCATAGAAAACTGTGGTACGGGAGAAGCTGTTTCAGATAGCAAGATACCAAAGGAACCTGTCACCTCTGATGACAGCAAAATTGCccaggagaaaaagaaagacgtCAAAAATAAAGACAGCAAACCTAAcgttaaaaaaacacaacaaacttcCGCAAATGATACATTTTCGCAGACTAACAAAGATACTCCAGAAACTcaacagcaaatacacacaaatgatgctagagaagagaaagacgatcatcaaacaccagttcAAACTGTATTCCACTCTGCAGACTCCAGTTCCAATGCCCTTGAGAGAAACGACAATTTGACAGAATCAGCTGGTTCTACTGACTCAAATGGTCTCAGCAATTCAGATCAGAAAGAAGCACTTTATCATGGTACCTTAGAAGAGCTGGAATCACATATAAGCACACAAGATGCGACTGATGATGTCAGGGCCTCTTCAACTTTTGTAGAAGAAATTTCAGAAATCAGCAGACATCCCGCTCCTTCCTCATCCACAGATGTGTTGGAGGAGGACCTTCCTGCACCTATCCAAGAGTCCCAGTCTTCATTTAACAGTTCTCAAATACACAGTCTCCTCACTCACAGAGAAGAAACACTAAACGATGGACTGCGTCAAGATGAATCACAGAGCTCTCTTGAAGGGATAAATACTGACCAGCCAGATGTTGAGTCTGAGGAAGAATTATCGATCTCACTTCCAGTACAGGATACGCATCAAAATGTGAATGAGCAGTCAGGCTTAAAATCAAACACTTGCAGACAAGAGAaacctgaag CAGTGTGCTTGGAACACAGACCAGAATCACCTAAAAGCCCCCAAACCTGCCCCATTCGATGTATAGGACACAGAGATAGTAGTCCTGCTCACAGAAAATCAAGCTTGAGCAATGAAAGAGAGATATTACCATGCATCCCCTCTGCGTTAAATTTCCCTGTGCAAGCGAGACAACATCCAACTGAAAAGCACACTGATCACCTGGATGTGTGTTCAATCAACTACAGAACAAAGGACTCGAAGGAATTGGATCTCTCCTTAAAAAATACCA tcGGCTCATGTAACGAAACAGACAGCGATGGATCGATTCCTGAGCTGGAAGAACCGAACAGAAGCCTCTTGAAAACTTCAGACCCACAA ATATCACATTCTGCGGCGGACGAGTCAGTGAGCAAAACTAAGCAGAGTCGGAGTGAGAAAAAGGCACGAAAG GCTATGTCTAAGCTTGGCTTAAAACAGATCCATGGAGTTACACGGATTACCATCCGGAAGTCCAAGAATATCCTATTTGTAATTACCCGCCCAGATGTCTTCAAAAGCCCTGCATCAGATATCTACATAGTCTTTGGGGAGGCCAAG ATCGAGGACCTGTCACAGCAAGTGCACAAGGCTGCAGCAGAGAAATTCAAGGTTCCCCTTGACCCTTCCCCTGTGACCCCTGACATCATGCCCAACCTCACCATAAAAGAAGAgagtgaggaagaagaggag GTGGATGAGAGTGGACTGGAACAGAGAGATATAGAGCTGGTAATGGCACAGGCTAACGTGGCTCGGGCTAAAGCTGTCCGCGCACTACGTCACAACAAGAACGATATCGTCAACGCTATTATG GAGCTAACCATGTGA